The Pasteurella multocida genome contains a region encoding:
- the ccmA gene encoding cytochrome c biogenesis heme-transporting ATPase CcmA, translating to MQKTYQLKTEKLACQRGDKILFTALNLTVNSGDFIQIEGHNGIGKTSLLRILVGLAQQLEGNIFWNSELIQKQREEYQYNLLYLGHHSGIKPELTAWENLKFYQHISASEQGEEILWQVLETVGLLGREDIPAAQLSAGQQRRIALARLWLSKAPLWILDEPFTAIDKKGVQVLTALFEQHVQKGGMVIFTSHQDVQSHLLTKVRLENYKFMD from the coding sequence ATGCAAAAAACTTATCAATTAAAAACGGAAAAGCTAGCTTGTCAGCGTGGTGACAAAATATTATTTACAGCCTTAAATTTAACTGTGAATAGTGGCGATTTTATACAAATTGAAGGGCATAATGGTATCGGGAAAACCAGTTTATTACGTATTTTAGTCGGTTTGGCTCAACAACTTGAAGGAAATATTTTCTGGAATAGCGAATTAATTCAAAAACAACGTGAAGAGTATCAATATAATTTACTCTATTTAGGTCATCATTCAGGTATTAAACCAGAGTTAACAGCTTGGGAAAATTTGAAATTTTATCAACATATTAGTGCAAGTGAACAGGGTGAAGAGATATTGTGGCAAGTGTTAGAAACCGTCGGGTTATTAGGACGTGAGGATATTCCTGCTGCTCAGCTCTCAGCAGGTCAACAACGACGTATTGCATTAGCACGATTATGGTTGTCCAAAGCACCACTGTGGATTTTAGATGAACCTTTTACAGCAATCGATAAAAAAGGTGTACAAGTTTTAACTGCGCTTTTTGAACAACATGTTCAAAAAGGGGGAATGGTGATTTTCACTAGCCATCAAGATGTGCAAAGTCATTTATTAACTAAAGTGCGGTTAGAAAACTATAAATTTATGGATTAA